The Arachis hypogaea cultivar Tifrunner chromosome 19, arahy.Tifrunner.gnm2.J5K5, whole genome shotgun sequence genome has a window encoding:
- the LOC140182278 gene encoding uncharacterized protein: protein MGTRYPRPLPESARTGYKTTIQSAIGETPFKLVYGAEALIPVEVGTTSLRAELYDASKNNNKRLADLDLIDEEREIAIIKQLAMKQFIQKRHNKKVNPRTFEEGELVLRKTEEARKPQIHGKLAANWEGPF, encoded by the exons ATGGGGACTAGATATCCTCGGCCCCTTCCTGAAAGTGCCAGGACAG GATACAAAACGACAATCCAGTCAGCAATAGGAGAAACCCCATTCAAACTAGTGTACGGGGCCGAGGCCCTCATACCCGTAGAAGTCGGAACGACTAGCTTGAGAGCTGAGCTATACGATGCaagcaaaaacaacaacaaacggCTAGCAGACCTAGACCTAATCGACGAAGAAAGGGAGATAGCAATAATAAAACAACTAGCAATGAAGCAGTTCATACAAAAGCGACACAACAAAAAGGTCAACCCGAGGACGTTCGAAGAAGGAGAACTTGTCCTCAGAAAGACAGAAGAGGCAAGGAAACCACAAATACATGGAAAGTTAGCAGCAAATTGGGAGGGCCCGTTCTGA